A single region of the Nomia melanderi isolate GNS246 chromosome 12, iyNomMela1, whole genome shotgun sequence genome encodes:
- the LOC116426367 gene encoding mitochondrial pyruvate carrier 2, which yields MPQKEGRYQRLMLKIACLLPKRFRALFLHPAGPTTVFFWAPTFKWGLVAAGIGDLTRPPNAISLSQTASLMITGAIWSRYSLIITPKNYNLFCVNAFTCLTGSYNFVRAVLYQIKQSSK from the exons ATGCCGCAAAAAGAAGGTCGTTATCAAAGACTTATGTTAAAAATAGCTTGTCTTTTACCGAAAAGATTTCGTGCTCTTTTTTTACATCCTGCAG GTCCAACGACTGTATTTTTTTGGGCCCCAACTTTCAAATGGGGCCTAGTGGCAGCCGGAATAGGGGACCTTACACGTCCTCCAAACGCAATTTCATTAAGTCAAACGGCTAGTCTTATGATAACGGGTGCTATATGGTCCAg GTACTCATTAATAATTACACCAAAGAATTATAACTTATTTTGCGTAAACGCCTTTACCTGTTTGACGGGATCATACAATTTTGTAAGAGCTGTCTTATATCAAATAAAGCAAAGctcgaaataa
- the san gene encoding putative N-acetyltransferase san: MTRSKIELGDVTPHNIKQLKLLNQVVFPVSYNEKFYKDVLEAGELAKLAYYNDIVVGAVCCRVDTSENSRRLYIMTLGCLYPYRRLGIGTVMVQHVLNYVNKDGNFDSIFLHVQISNEGAIDFYKKFGFEIVETKEHYYKRIEPADAHVLQKTLRPRINKEQTNIQQVNQ; encoded by the exons ATGACTAG atCAAAGATAGAGTTAGGAGATGTAACCCCACACAACATAAAACAGCTAAAACTTCTTAATCAAGTGGTATTTCCTGTCTCGTATAATGAGAAATTTTACAAAGATGTGTTAGAAGCTGGAGAATTAGCGAAACTGGCATATTATAATGACATAGTg GTTGGAGCAGTTTGTTGTCGAGTAGATACCTCAGAAAATTCTAGGCGTTTATATATTATGACGTTGGGATGCCTTTATCCCTATAGAAGATTAGGAATTGGTACTGTAATGGTACAACATGTTTTAAACTATGTCAACAAAGACGGCAATTTTGATTCAATCTTTCT TCATGTTCAAATAAGCAATGAAGGAGCtattgatttttataagaaatttggaTTTGAAATAGTAGAGACGAAGGAACACTATTATAAGAGAATAGAACCTGCAGATGCACATGTACTACAAAAAACATTACGTCCtagaataaataaagaacaaacaaatattcaacaagtcaatcaataa
- the Hsl gene encoding hormone-sensitive lipase, which produces MSLNDDFERPFEDCLPLQWGALQELCQANVEHFMSHQDENAVRIRAAQLAMLDHLEQLQPLYKEINRVAPMFDFDVEIPGNGYRSFLGLIDKCIIHSRAICHQIYCQKDSIFFRKSYHMREIEACSQLLASLCTCLEHLQTLYSWSDKLNDEKPSLFIASDHNPYDILNKIDSINQYCFYGRCLGFQFNDTMKPILKTILVCMATFSEAFYSNGTVLARCANSVKYMLDPEARARRIVDLFQRADVSFCQAFWFLNENEIARRLPTIASPSLAINQIISIPPEELTLSALDGTIVSIPIPNSHIGKKPIHVRLLSSKRRVGMIGSGGVGGELLESSKELIIHCHGGGFVAQTSSSHEIYLRSWAVNLDIPILSIDYSLAPEAPFPRAFEEVLYAYAWALNHASTLLGSTAQKVLLVGDSAGANLNLGVTLKCIQLNIKKPNGLFMAYTPVFVDFVLSPSRLLSLTDPLLPMGFLVRCLKAYAAIDNKKLAKEKENDGAECTKSDTESFAEVSESDLIALALSPNGDETNDAHKLASLPSDTTLNSVSLTDADVGTENITEGVKSQEYIKRFLELYRNSGINAAAYIGNSTVSTNNDVSKNGRSWSLFGWSFRGKHRESRELDIETVKCPVEEFIFTVPRDPFLSPYLAPDNLLAQLPPIAMLTLHLDPCLDDSVMFARKLRLLGVLVTLDILPGLPHGFLNLILVSKEANEGSELCVRRIQELLAL; this is translated from the exons ATGTCTCTCAATGATGACTTTGAAAGACCATTTGAAGATTGTTTGCCCCTGCAATGGGGAGCATTACAAGAATTATGCCAAGCAAATGTGGAACATTTTATGTCGCATCAAGATGAAAATGCTGTTAGAATCAGGGCAGCGCAATTGGCAATGTTGGATCACTTAGAACAATTACAAccattatataaagaaattaatagagTTGCTCCGATGTTTGATTTCGATGTAGAAATACCTGGGAACGGGTATAGAAGTTTTCTAGGCTTAATAgataaatgtattatacattcACGTGCAATCTGTCACCAAATCTATTGTCAGAAagattctatattttttcgtaaAAGTTATCACATGag AGAAATAGAAGCTTGTTCGCAGTTATTAGCATCTTTATGCACTTGTTTAGAGCATTTACAAACTCTGTATTCATGGAGTGATAAATTGAACGATGAAAAACCATCTCTTTTTATTGCCAGTGATCATAATCCTTatgatattttgaataaaattgatagtATTAATCAGTATTGTTTTTATGGCAGATGTTTAGGGTTTCAG ttTAATGATACAATGAAGcctatattaaaaactatattggTTTGTATGGCAACATTTAGTGAAGCATTTTATTCTAATGGAACAGTATTAGCACGATGTGCTAATTCTGTTAAATATATGTTAGACCCTGAGGCAAGGGCACGTCGTATTGTAGATCTTTTCCAACGTGCTGATGTTTCATTTTGTCAAGCTTTTTGGTTCCTTAATGAGAATG agatagcacgtaGACTGCCAACTATAGCATCTCCATCCTTGGCAATAAATCAGATAATTTCCATTCCACCTGAAGAATTGACACTCTCTGCATTGGATGGGACAATAGTGTCAATTCCAATACCAAATAGTCATATTGGAAAGAAGCCAATTCATGTTAGATTATTGAGTTCTAAACGTCGTGTGGGAATG ATTGGTTCAGGTGGAGTAGGAGGAGAACTGCTTGAATCTTCAAAAGAACTGATAATTCATTGCCATGGTGGAGGTTTTGTCGCACAGACTTCTTCATCACATGAAATATACTTACGATCCTGGGCTGTAAACCTTGATATACCCATTTTAAGCATAGATTACAGTTTAGCACCCGAAGCTCCATTTCCTAGAGCATTTGAAGAAGTTTTATATGCATATGCATGGGCTTTAAATCATGCAAGTACTTTGCTTGGAAGTACAGCGCAAAAAGTACTTCTCGTTG gTGATTCTGCAGGGGCCAACTTAAACTTGGGTGTTACATTAAAATgcatacaattaaatataaagaaaccaAATGGGTTATTTATGGCATATACTCCAGTTTTTGTGGATTTTGTGCTATCGCCTTCACGTCTTCTTTCTCTGACAGATCCGTTATTACCTATGGGATTTCTTGTGCGTTGTTTAAAAGCATATGCAGCTATAGATAACAAAAAACTAGCAAA agaaaaagaaaatgatggTGCGGAATGTACGAAGTCCGACACAGAGTCTTTTGCAGAAGTCAGTGAAAGTGATTTAATAGCGTTAGCTCTAAGCCCTAATGGGGATGAAACAAATGACGCCCACAAGTTAGCGTCTTTACCCTCTGATACCACTTTGAATTCCGTTAGTTTAACGGATGCTGATg TAGGAACAGAGAATATAACAGAAGGAGTAAAATCtcaagaatatattaaaagattTTTGGAGTTATATCGAAATTCTGGTATAAATGCTGCAGCATATATTGGAAATAGTACTGTTAGCACGAACAATGATGTATCGAAAAATGGCAGATCATGGTCACTTTTTGGATGGTCGTTTAGAGGAAAGCATAGAGAATCTCGAGAATTGGATATAGAAACTGTAAAGTGTCCTGTGGAAGAATTTATATTCACCGTACCCAGGGACCCATTTTTAAGTCCTTATCTTGCACCAGATAATCTTTTAGCACAATTACCGCCAATCGCAATGCTG ACATTACATCTCGATCCGTGTCTCGATGATTCCGTCATGTTTGCAAGAAAACTACGATTGCTTGGTGTATTAGTCACGCTTGACATATTACCCGGTTTACCGCATGgatttcttaatttaatactg GTTTCAAAAGAAGCTAACGAAGGATCTGAGTTATGTGTCAGAAGAATACAAGAACTACTGGCATTATAG
- the LOC116426095 gene encoding peptidylprolyl isomerase domain and WD repeat-containing protein 1, whose protein sequence is MSSSKREHAESDNEDDWVGPLPSEAAPPKKQKVLEYEQVYIENLPYCECYEKSYMHRDVITHILVTKSNFVITASCDGHVKFWKKQEELIEFVKHFRAHLMAVQSMAASCNGVHACTISLDKTIKIFDVINFDMINMIKLDFVPLSCEWIYSPGDAISALAVSAQESNKIFVYDGQGTGIPLHVFERLHTKPVVAMKYNPVYETCISVDKAGILEYWTGPKMEYKFPKCVTFESKLDTDLFEFAKNKTYPCGLAVSPDGKKFASLSGDRKVRVFNFRTGKLYRVFDETLQRFTELQQMTQQLPNMEFGRRMAVERELDKTETNLGNIVFDESGYMILYSTMLGIKIVNLYTNRCVRIMGKPENIRPMQLALFQGKARKTTAAVTVEMEASENPTLELNRPDPTLFCTAHKKNRFYMFTRREPEDTKSQECDRDVFNERPSKEDIISSTEATNMQKIFDTAVIHTTLGDIHVNLFGKDVPKTVENFCVHSKNGYYNGHIFHRVIKGFMIQTGDPTGTGTGGESIWGGEFEDEFRSHLKHDRPYTLSMANAGANTNGSQFFITLTPTPWLDNKHTVFGRIVKGMEVVQNISQVKTNPKTDKPYDDIRIVSVSVK, encoded by the exons ATGTCAAGTTCCAAAAGAGAACATGCTGAAAGCGACAATGAGGATGATTGGGTTGGACCATTACCTTCAGAAGCTGCACCTCCAAAGAAACAGAAAG TACTGGAGTATGAACAAGTTTATATAGAGAATTTACCATATTGCGAATGTTATGAGAAATCTTACATGCACAGGGATGTAATTACTCATATTTTAGTCACAAA ATCTAATTTTGTGATAACAGCTAGTTGTGATGGACATGTTAAATTTTGGAAGAAACAGGAAGAACTTATTGAATTTGTGAAACATTTCCGAGCCCATTTAATGGCTGTTCAATCAATGGCAGCTAGTTGTAATGGTGTTCATGCGTGTACAATTAGTTTAGATAAAACAATAAAGATTTTTGATGTTATCAATTTTG ATATGATTAATATGATCAAATTGGACTTTGTACCTCTCTCTTGTGAATGGATTTATTCACCTGGGGATGCGATATCTGCTTTAGCAGTTTCAGCTcaagaatcaaataaaatttttgtttatgatGGACAAGGAACTGGAATACCATTACATGTTTTTGAAAGACTACACACTAAGCCTGTTGTCGCTATGAAA TATAATCCTGTTTATGAAACATGTATTTCCGTGGATAAAGCAGGCATTTTGGAATATTGGACAGGACCAAAAATGGAATATAAGTTTCCTAAATGTGTTACATTTGAGTCAAAGTTGGACACGGACTTGTTCGAATTTGCAAAAAATAAGACTTACCCATGTGGTTTAGCAGTATCGCCAGATGGCAAAAAGTTTGCTTCTCTCAGTGGGGATAGGAAAGTCAGAGTCTTTAATTTTCGTACAGGAAAACTGTATAGGGTATTCGATGAAACACTGCAAAGGTTTACAGAGTTACAGCAAATGACACAACAGCTACCAAATATGGAATTTGGTCGAAG AATGGCAGTTGAAAGGGAATTGGATAAAACAGAAACGAATTTGGGTAATATAGTGTTCGATGAATCTGGTTATATGATCTTATATAGCACAATGTTAGGTATAAAAATTGTGAACTTGTATACAAATCGATGTGTTAGAATCATGGGGAAACCTGAAAATATTCGTCCTATGCAACTTGCCCTGTTCcag GGAAAGGCAAGGAAAACAACAGCCGCTGTGACTGTAGAAATGGAAGCCTCGGAGAATCCAACATTGGAATTGAACCGTCCTGATCCTACTCTTTTCTGCACAGCtcataaaaaaaatagattttACATGTTCACCAGACGGGAACCGGAGGATACGAAAAGTCAAGAATGTGACAGAGATGTTTTCAACGAAAGACCGTCGAAAGAAGATATTATATCTTCTACAGAAGCGACCAATATGCAGAAGATTTTCGACACTGCTGTTATTCATACAACACTAGGGGATATTCACGTGAATCTCTTTGGCAAAGATGTTCCAAAGACAGTAGAGAATTTCTGCGTGCACTCAAAGAATGGTTACTATAATGGACATATATTCCATAGAGTAATTAAAGGATTCATGATTCAAACCGGCGACCCTACTGGGACTGGTACGGGTGGAGAGAGTATATGGGGTGGCGAATTTGAAGATGAATTTAGATCTCATTTAAAGCACGACAGACCATACACTTTAAGCATGGCAAATGCAGGGGCAAATACGAACGGCAGCCagttttttattactttaacaCCAACT ccATGGTTGGACAATAAACATACCGTATTTGGCAGAATAGTAAAAGGGATGGAGGTTGTACAAAATATCAGTCAAGTTAAAACAAACCCGAAAACTGATAAACCCTATGACGACATTCGAATAGTCAGTGTtagtgtaaaataa